Genomic window (Jatrophihabitans endophyticus):
GAGACCACGATGTCGCCGCTGCAGCTCGCCGCCGCCTACTCCGCGCTCGTCAACGGCGGTCGGCTGTTCGAGCCGACGCTGGGCAAGGCGGTCGTCGACGGTCACGGCAAGGTCGTGAAGTCGATCGACGCGAAGGTCCGGCGCACCGTGCCGGTGTCGCAGCAGACGCTCGACTACATCGCGCGGTCGCTGAACTTCGGTCGGGGCTACGCGGTGTCGGGCGCGTTCGCCTATCTGAAGTCCGGTTACAAGGGACGTATCGGCGGCAAGACCGGCACCGCCGAGGTCGAGGGCAAGCAGGACACCTCGTGGCTGGCGAGCTGGGGGCCCACCTACAGCAAGGGCGGCCACGTGCGCGCCCGCTTCGTCATGGTCGGCATGGTCGAGCAGGCCGGCACCGGCGCCACCGCCGCCGGTCCGATGCTCAAGCGGATCTGGGACGGCATCTTCGGCGTCGGCAGCACGCCGGTCGTCGCGCACGAGCGGCCGCGCACGACGCTGCCGAAGGTCGAGGCGGGCCGATGACCGACCTGCTGCACCGCGACCCGGTCGCGTCGGACGCGCCGCGCCCACCCCGGGCCCGTGATCCGCGCGCGCCGTTCGAGCTCACCCGCCCGGTGCTGCCGCCGCCGCGCGCGACCCGCGGCTACGACCTCCCGCTCGCCGGTATCGCGTTGGCCCTCTCGCTCGTCGGTGCGGTGCTGGTCTGGGCCGCGACCCGCGAGCAGCAGGTGTCCGCCCATGCGGACCCGCAGGCGTTCCTCTACCGGCACCTCGTCAACATCGTGATCGCGGCCGGGTTGATGCTCTTCGCGTCACGGCTGGACTCGCGGCTGCTGCGACTCTTCGGCCCGGTCGTCTACGTCGGCGGCATCCTCGGTCTGCTGCTGGTCTTCGTCGCGGGATCGACGATCAACGGCGCGCACGCGTGGATCGTGCTGCCCGGTGGGTTCGAGCTGCAGCCCTCGGAGTTCTGCAAGCTCGGCCTGATCGTCGGCATGGCGGTGATGTTCACCCATCGCACCGACGACTGGGACGGCAGCGAGCTCGAGCCGACGACCCGGGACGTGCTGCGGGCGATCGGGCTGCTGGCGGTGCCGTTCGCGCTCATCATGCTGCAGCCCGATCTCGGTTCGGCGATGGTGCTGGCGTGCGCCGCGTTCGGCGTGCTGGTGACCGCGAACGTCCCCGCGCGGTGGACGATCGGGCTGCTCACCCTGGGCATCGTCACCGCCGTCGTCGCGGTGAAGATCGGCGTGCTCGCCGACTACCAGCTCGCGCGATTCACGATCTTCACGAACCCGGACGCGGACGTGCAGGGCGTCGGGTACAACTACCACCAGGCCTGG
Coding sequences:
- a CDS encoding FtsW/RodA/SpoVE family cell cycle protein, producing the protein MTDLLHRDPVASDAPRPPRARDPRAPFELTRPVLPPPRATRGYDLPLAGIALALSLVGAVLVWAATREQQVSAHADPQAFLYRHLVNIVIAAGLMLFASRLDSRLLRLFGPVVYVGGILGLLLVFVAGSTINGAHAWIVLPGGFELQPSEFCKLGLIVGMAVMFTHRTDDWDGSELEPTTRDVLRAIGLLAVPFALIMLQPDLGSAMVLACAAFGVLVTANVPARWTIGLLTLGIVTAVVAVKIGVLADYQLARFTIFTNPDADVQGVGYNYHQAWIAIANGGLFGTGLFDGPQTNGGFVPEQQTDFVFSVAGEELGLVGGAAIIVLVALLCWRGLRIARHADAGGRLVAAGVVCWIAFQSFQNIGMNLGLTPITGVPLPFVSYGGSSMFAQGLALGLLQAVHRRSRLG